One genomic segment of Myxococcota bacterium includes these proteins:
- a CDS encoding acyl-CoA dehydrogenase family protein, with the protein MDFSWEPDHLAFRDELRAFIREWRTPQLLAEYAATYGAGGPELAKFRAALEEKGWARICWPVEQGGQGKNLLYQYLFVEEMEYWGMPYGNLTYTSIGPSIQQFGNDAQREAYLPGIWSGEYTFAIGYSEPNAGTDLASLRTKAVRVGDEWVINGQKIWTSLADVATHIWLAVRTDPDLPKHQGISVFIVPTDADGLTIRPLHAMYGGHTCETFYDDVRVPHANLVGGLNQGWGIVMHALNHERVGLAATGALARLYDQLVAYLQEHAPGKLGDPLVRRKLAELQLDLQEHRALALNNAWIISKGGTPIAEASMAKVSGTELRARLANTAMDLLGRYGGLSKENGDLAPAEGRMEWAFRIAPIFRFGGGTNEVMRDIVAGAGLGLPR; encoded by the coding sequence ATGGACTTTTCCTGGGAACCCGATCACCTGGCGTTTCGCGACGAGCTGCGCGCCTTCATTCGCGAATGGCGAACTCCGCAGCTGTTGGCCGAGTACGCGGCCACCTACGGCGCCGGCGGTCCCGAGCTCGCGAAGTTTCGCGCGGCCCTCGAGGAAAAGGGGTGGGCACGGATCTGCTGGCCCGTCGAGCAGGGAGGGCAGGGGAAGAACCTGCTCTACCAGTACCTCTTCGTCGAAGAGATGGAGTACTGGGGCATGCCCTACGGCAACCTCACCTACACCTCGATCGGCCCGTCGATTCAGCAATTCGGGAACGACGCCCAGCGCGAGGCCTACCTGCCTGGCATCTGGAGCGGCGAGTACACCTTCGCGATCGGCTACAGCGAGCCCAACGCCGGAACCGACCTCGCCTCGCTGCGCACGAAGGCTGTCCGGGTCGGAGACGAGTGGGTGATCAACGGCCAGAAGATCTGGACGTCGCTCGCCGACGTGGCCACCCACATCTGGTTGGCCGTGCGCACGGACCCGGATCTCCCGAAGCATCAGGGCATCTCGGTGTTCATCGTGCCGACCGACGCCGACGGCCTCACGATCCGGCCGCTGCACGCGATGTACGGCGGCCACACCTGCGAGACCTTCTACGACGACGTGCGCGTCCCCCACGCCAACCTCGTCGGTGGGCTCAATCAGGGTTGGGGCATCGTGATGCACGCGCTGAACCACGAGCGCGTCGGGCTCGCCGCGACCGGTGCATTGGCGCGGCTCTACGATCAGCTCGTCGCCTACCTGCAGGAGCACGCGCCGGGGAAGCTCGGGGACCCGCTGGTGCGACGAAAGCTCGCCGAGCTCCAGCTCGACCTGCAGGAGCACCGTGCGCTGGCCCTCAACAACGCCTGGATCATCTCGAAGGGCGGCACTCCGATCGCCGAGGCCTCGATGGCGAAGGTGTCGGGCACCGAGCTGCGCGCGCGTCTCGCCAACACCGCCATGGACCTGCTCGGTCGCTACGGCGGGCTGTCGAAGGAGAACGGCGACCTGGCTCCCGCCGAGGGGCGCATGGAGTGGGCCTTCCGCATCGCGCCGATCTTCCGGTTCGGCGGCGGAACGAACGAAGTGATGCGCGACATCGTGGCCGGGGCCGGCCTCGGTCTGCCGCGGTAG
- a CDS encoding enoyl-CoA hydratase-related protein: MPAHLELPPEHPHVALVTIDRPERANSLDPPTLRELAAAWERIADDDEIRCAVLTGAGPRVFCGGMDMQATIAVSQALARGERIDPKDFEGLRAVRTATLAGFDLETPLICAINGHARAIGCDILLAAELRFAAPHATFALEEVARGLYPTGNATVMLARQIGWAHAHEIMLTAQPLDATRAAEIGLINRVVPESLLMDTVFEAADAIAANAPLAVRATRQGVRELFHLPLAEAYERQEELGKPLRRTEDAAEATRAFAEKRPPVWKGR, from the coding sequence ATGCCCGCTCACCTCGAACTCCCCCCCGAACATCCCCACGTCGCGCTGGTGACGATCGACCGCCCCGAGCGCGCGAACTCGCTCGATCCGCCGACGCTGCGCGAGCTGGCCGCGGCCTGGGAGCGCATCGCCGACGACGACGAGATCCGCTGTGCCGTGCTGACCGGAGCCGGACCGCGCGTCTTCTGTGGCGGCATGGACATGCAGGCGACGATCGCCGTCTCTCAGGCGCTGGCACGCGGCGAACGCATCGACCCGAAGGACTTCGAGGGCCTGCGCGCCGTCCGCACCGCGACCCTCGCGGGCTTCGATCTCGAGACGCCGCTCATCTGCGCGATCAACGGACACGCGCGCGCCATCGGTTGCGACATCCTGCTGGCCGCCGAGCTTCGCTTCGCCGCACCCCACGCGACCTTCGCCCTCGAGGAGGTTGCGCGCGGTCTCTACCCGACGGGAAATGCCACCGTCATGCTCGCGCGTCAGATCGGCTGGGCCCACGCCCACGAGATCATGCTGACCGCCCAACCCCTCGATGCGACGCGCGCCGCCGAGATCGGTCTGATCAACCGGGTGGTACCCGAGTCCCTGCTGATGGACACGGTCTTCGAAGCGGCCGACGCCATCGCCGCCAATGCGCCACTCGCCGTGCGCGCCACGCGACAGGGCGTCCGCGAGCTCTTCCACCTTCCGCTGGCCGAGGCCTACGAACGCCAGGAGGAACTCGGCAAACCCCTCCGTCGCACCGAGGACGCGGCCGAAGCCACGCGGGCCTTCGCCGAGAAGCGACCGCCGGTGTGGAAAGGTCGCTAA
- a CDS encoding enoyl-CoA hydratase/isomerase family protein, producing the protein MSKPFETLQTETAGGITTVTFDHPPMNLLDGAVMADLDRLGRELEADANLRVAIFQSANPDYFLAHADVTLIQQLPTEVPPKSEELSYFHVLVERFRTLPAATIGVIEGRARGGGSEFLLSLDMRFGALGHCLVSQPEVALGILPGGSGTQRLPRLMGRARALEAILGCDDFDAATAERYGWINRALPPAALRPFVRDLAQRIASYPREAIALAKASVDAADETLRDGLLEEAHLFQQTLGTPGARDRMARFLEVGGQTPDGERDLASLLQRLSD; encoded by the coding sequence ATGTCGAAGCCCTTCGAGACGCTCCAGACGGAAACCGCGGGCGGCATCACCACGGTCACCTTCGATCACCCCCCGATGAACCTGCTCGACGGGGCGGTGATGGCCGACCTCGACCGCCTCGGGCGCGAGCTCGAAGCCGACGCGAACCTGCGCGTCGCGATCTTCCAGAGCGCGAACCCGGACTACTTCCTCGCACACGCAGACGTCACGCTGATCCAGCAGCTGCCCACCGAAGTACCGCCGAAATCCGAAGAGCTCTCGTACTTCCACGTGCTGGTCGAGCGTTTCCGCACACTCCCCGCCGCGACGATCGGGGTGATCGAGGGACGCGCCCGCGGCGGCGGCAGCGAGTTCCTGTTGTCCCTCGACATGCGCTTCGGCGCTCTCGGCCACTGCCTCGTCAGTCAACCAGAAGTGGCGCTGGGCATCCTGCCGGGCGGCAGCGGCACCCAACGACTCCCGCGTTTGATGGGACGCGCCCGCGCCCTCGAAGCGATCCTCGGCTGCGACGACTTCGACGCCGCCACCGCCGAACGCTACGGCTGGATCAACCGCGCACTGCCACCGGCCGCCCTGCGCCCCTTCGTACGCGACCTCGCCCAGCGCATCGCGTCGTACCCCCGTGAAGCCATCGCCCTCGCGAAGGCGAGCGTCGACGCGGCGGACGAGACCCTCCGAGACGGCCTGCTCGAGGAAGCCCACCTCTTCCAGCAGACCCTGGGCACGCCCGGTGCCCGCGACCGAATGGCGCGTTTCCTCGAGGTCGGCGGCCAGACCCCCGACGGGGAGCGCGACCTCGCCTCGCTGTTGCAACGCCTCTCTGACTGA